In Apteryx mantelli isolate bAptMan1 chromosome 16, bAptMan1.hap1, whole genome shotgun sequence, a single genomic region encodes these proteins:
- the LOC106495217 gene encoding cytochrome P450 3A24-like, translating to MNLLPSFSVETWGFLLIFLALLTLYGIWPFGLFKKLGIPGPRPLPFFGTCLEYRKGFLEFDNECFRKYGKVWGFYDGRQPVLAIMDPKIIKTVLVKECYTIFTNRRRIDLAGVLSDAVSLAEDEHWKRLRTVLSPTFTSGKLKEMFPIIKHYGEVLVKNVQKEAEKDKSIDMKEIFGSYSMDVVTSTSFGVNIDSMNNPKDPFVREMKKLVKFDFFDPLFILTFVCPFLTPLLAKMNISFFPSDAVDFFMRSISKIKKDREKEIHKGRVDFLQMMIESQNSTHGSNEVNHTYKALTDMEVLSQAFIFIFAGYEPTSNTLSYLAYELATHPDVQQKLLEEIDSVLPNKAPPTYEAVMQMEYLDMAVNETLRLFPLGGRLERACKKSIEINGVTIPKGTVVMIPPFILHRNAEHWPEPEEFRPERFSKENKENIDPYTFLPFGAGPRNCIGMRFALLTLKAAITILLQHFTFRTCKETPIPLKLSSQGFLKPEKPIFLKLVPRTDTTPAEA from the exons ATACGGGATCTGGCCATTTGGCTTGTTCAAGAAGTTAGGTATTCCCGGGCCAAGGCCTCTGCCTTTCTTTGGGACGTGCCTGGAATATCGCAAA GGTTTCTTGGAGTTTGACAATGAATGCTTCCGGAAATACGGGAAAGTCTGGGG gTTTTACGACGGCAGGCAACCTGTGCTGGCTATCATGGATCCCAAAATTATTAAAACTGTGCTGGTCAAAGAGTGTTACACCATCTTTACCAACCGGAGG CGCATAGATCTGGCAGGGGTGCTGAGTGATGCCGTCTCGCTAGCTGAAGATGAACACTGGAAAAGGCTTCGTACTGTGCTCTCTCCAACCTTCACCAGTGGGAAACTAAAGGAG ATGTTTCCCATAATAAAGCACTATGGGGAAGTTTTGGTGAAAAATGTtcagaaggaagcagaaaaggACAAGTCTATAGACATGAAGGA GATCTTTGGAAGCTACAGCATGGATGTTGTCACTAGCACTTCGTTTGGTGTGAACATTGATTCCATGAACAACCCCAAAGATCCCTTTGTCAGAGAGATGAAGAAGCTCGTCAAGTTTGACTTTTTTGACCCGCTCTTCATTCTGACAT ttgtttgtCCATTCCTCACTCCCCTTCTTGCCAAGATGAATATAAGCTTCTTCCCTAGCGATGCTGTAGATTTCTTCATGAGGTCAATCTCCAAAATTAAGAAGGATCGGGAAAAGGAGATCCACAAG GGCAGAGTAGATTTTCTGCAGATGATgattgaaagccagaactcaaCTCATGGCAGCAATGAAGTGAATCACACATATAAAG CCTTGACTGACATGGAGGTTCTGTCAcaagcatttatttttatctttgctgGGTATGAGCCCACCAGCAATACGCTTTCCTACCTGGCCTATGAACTGGCCACACACCCCGACGTACAGCAAAAACTGCTGGAGGAAATCGACTCCGTTTTGCCCAACAAG GCTCCACCCACCTATGAAGCGGTGATGCAAATGGAATATCTTGACATGGCGGTGAACGAAACCCTGCGGCTCTTCCCTCTTGGAGGACGACTTGAAAGAGCCTGCAAGAAAAGCATAGAAATAAACGGCGTGACCATTCCAAAAGGGACTGTTGTTATGATCCCACCCTTCATCCTGCACCGCAATGCCGAGCACTGGCCAGAGCCAGAAGAGTTCAGACCAGAAAG GTTCAGTAAGGAAAACAAGGAGAACATAGATCCGTATACGTTCCTGCCCTTCGGAGCGGGTCCCAGGAACTGCATTGGCATGAGGTTTGCTCTCCTGACTCTGAAAGCGGCCATCACCATCCTGCTGCAACATTTCACTTTCCGGACCTGCAAGGAGACTCCG ATCCCTCTCAAGCTGAGTTCACAGGGATTCTTAAAACCTGAGAAACCTATTTTCCTGAAGTTAGTCCCTAGGACTGACACTACACCTGCCGAAGCGTAA